From the genome of Deinococcus sp. JMULE3, one region includes:
- a CDS encoding b(o/a)3-type cytochrome-c oxidase subunit 1, with protein MTTALPSQSSSRAALPGLDAATLSSLKKLTQYYAVTAFLALMIGVLLGPLQALNYGGINVYDHPLLKVLIRSYYQGLTLHGVLNALVFTQFFISGWMLYLPVRDLNVRPNMRFAWFTYLLMTAGLLTAAVPLLTNDATVLYTFYPPLEGSPVFYIGAAVMVAASLLVAGQVVWLWLAWKRAHPGRVTPVVTYMSVATWLMWVVAALGLVVEVVVLLIPWSLGLTRGVDPLLARTLFWWTGHPIVYFWLLPAYISWYAFLPRQAGGRMASEGLTRLAFAMFLVFSVPVGLHHQYADPNVQNSWKIIHMFLTFLVAVPSLLTAFSAAASLEDAARAQGGRGLIGWVRHLPWGNASMTAQVLAMVSFIFGGAGGIVNASIAFSPVVHNTAWIPGHFHITVGTATTLTFMGVMFWLVPHLTGKRLASPRVALASVWWWFTGMMLFALGMHWQGLAGVPRRAQVSASAQQGVYDAMNLGLPKMITAASGIVLFVAAILFYAVLWRTLLSRRVDDPERTPIPTSEAISPAGEVLADASPLVRRTEPLLALTFAALVLVILVYGPVIAPMLANYQFIPGQRLW; from the coding sequence GTGACCACCGCCCTCCCCTCCCAGTCCAGTTCGCGCGCGGCGCTGCCGGGCCTGGACGCCGCCACGCTGAGCAGCCTCAAGAAACTGACGCAGTACTACGCCGTGACCGCCTTCCTCGCCCTGATGATCGGCGTGCTGCTGGGGCCGCTGCAGGCGCTGAACTACGGCGGCATCAACGTGTACGACCACCCCCTGCTGAAGGTCCTGATCAGGTCCTACTACCAGGGGCTGACGCTGCACGGCGTGCTGAACGCGCTGGTGTTCACGCAGTTCTTCATCAGCGGCTGGATGCTGTACCTGCCGGTGCGGGACCTGAACGTCCGCCCGAACATGCGCTTCGCCTGGTTCACGTACCTGCTGATGACGGCGGGGCTGCTGACGGCCGCCGTGCCGCTGCTGACGAACGACGCCACCGTCCTGTACACCTTCTACCCGCCGCTGGAGGGCAGCCCGGTGTTCTACATCGGCGCGGCCGTCATGGTCGCCGCGAGCCTGCTGGTCGCCGGGCAGGTCGTGTGGCTGTGGCTGGCCTGGAAACGCGCCCACCCGGGCCGCGTGACGCCCGTCGTGACGTACATGAGCGTCGCCACGTGGCTGATGTGGGTCGTCGCGGCACTGGGACTGGTGGTCGAGGTCGTGGTCCTGCTGATCCCCTGGTCGCTGGGCCTGACGCGCGGCGTGGACCCGCTGCTGGCCCGCACGCTGTTCTGGTGGACGGGGCACCCCATCGTGTACTTCTGGCTGCTCCCGGCGTACATCTCGTGGTACGCGTTCCTGCCGCGTCAGGCGGGCGGGCGCATGGCCAGCGAGGGCCTGACGCGCCTGGCGTTCGCGATGTTCCTGGTGTTCAGCGTGCCCGTCGGCCTGCACCACCAGTACGCCGACCCGAACGTGCAGAACAGCTGGAAGATCATCCACATGTTCCTGACGTTCCTGGTCGCGGTGCCCAGCCTGCTGACCGCGTTCAGCGCCGCCGCGTCCCTGGAGGACGCCGCCCGCGCCCAGGGCGGCCGGGGTCTGATCGGCTGGGTGCGCCACCTGCCGTGGGGGAACGCCAGCATGACCGCGCAGGTGCTGGCCATGGTGTCGTTCATCTTCGGCGGGGCGGGCGGCATCGTGAACGCCTCCATCGCGTTCTCGCCGGTGGTGCACAACACCGCGTGGATTCCCGGTCACTTTCACATCACGGTCGGCACGGCGACCACGCTGACGTTCATGGGCGTGATGTTCTGGCTGGTGCCGCACCTGACCGGCAAGCGGCTCGCGTCGCCCCGAGTGGCGCTGGCGTCGGTGTGGTGGTGGTTCACGGGCATGATGCTCTTCGCGCTCGGCATGCACTGGCAGGGACTGGCGGGCGTGCCCCGGCGCGCGCAGGTGAGCGCCTCGGCGCAGCAGGGCGTGTACGACGCCATGAACCTGGGCCTGCCCAAGATGATCACGGCCGCCAGCGGCATCGTGCTGTTCGTCGCGGCTATCCTCTTCTACGCGGTGCTGTGGCGCACGCTGCTCTCCCGGCGCGTGGACGACCCGGAACGCACCCCCATCCCCACCAGTGAGGCCATCAGCCCCGCCGGGGAGGTGCTGGCCGACGCGAGCCCGCTGGTGCGCCGCACCGAGCCGCTCCTGGCCCTGACCTTCGCCGCGCTGGTGCTGGTGATCCTCGTGTACGGTCCGGTCATCGCGCCAATGCTGGCGAACTACCAGTTCATTCCCGGCCAGAGGCTCTGGTGA
- a CDS encoding cytochrome C oxidase subunit II, protein MGADIPPARLDHRALERYETAWLGVAVVMTALLFVGVLASVVSGTYPSLKADAGHAHVGGIVRGRVDPKNLAATPFAKPGLVVDASGQPVMNDQGTLDAYLVAGNFTFQPAVLRVPAGVPVTLHVTATDVAHGFQVTGTNINAEILPGHVASLTVTFRHPGEQHAICNEYCGVGHHNMITRFIVESPTQSTTKETK, encoded by the coding sequence GTGGGGGCGGACATCCCTCCGGCCCGGCTGGATCACCGCGCGCTGGAACGGTACGAGACCGCGTGGCTGGGCGTGGCGGTCGTCATGACGGCGCTGCTGTTCGTGGGCGTGCTCGCCAGCGTGGTCAGCGGCACGTACCCCAGCCTGAAGGCCGACGCCGGGCACGCGCACGTGGGCGGCATCGTGCGGGGCCGCGTGGACCCGAAGAATCTGGCCGCGACGCCGTTCGCGAAGCCGGGGCTGGTCGTGGACGCCAGCGGTCAGCCCGTCATGAATGACCAGGGGACGCTGGACGCGTACCTCGTGGCGGGGAATTTCACGTTCCAGCCCGCCGTGCTGCGCGTCCCGGCGGGCGTGCCCGTCACGCTGCACGTCACCGCGACCGACGTCGCGCACGGCTTTCAGGTGACGGGCACGAACATCAACGCCGAGATCCTGCCCGGTCACGTCGCCTCCCTGACCGTCACGTTCCGCCACCCGGGCGAGCAGCACGCCATCTGCAACGAGTACTGCGGGGTGGGACATCACAACATGATCACCCGCTTCATCGTCGAGTCCCCCACCCAGTCCACCACCAAGGAGACGAAGTGA
- a CDS encoding CBS domain-containing protein produces the protein MRVLDLMTAPVITAAPTLSLPDAAHLMRSRGIRRLPVLDGATLVGIVTDRDVREALPGRVSSLSPWEATTRLAAVSVADVMRRSVLTTTPDADARDAAHTMLTHRVGALPVVDDGGRVVGVVTVSDVLRDYAYEDGLRPDGSQTGAEAQA, from the coding sequence ATGCGAGTTCTTGATCTGATGACGGCCCCGGTGATCACGGCGGCCCCGACCCTGTCCCTGCCGGACGCGGCGCACCTGATGCGGTCGCGCGGCATCCGCCGCCTGCCCGTGCTGGACGGCGCGACCCTGGTGGGGATCGTGACCGACCGGGACGTGCGCGAGGCGCTGCCGGGCCGCGTGTCGAGCCTGTCCCCGTGGGAGGCCACGACGCGGCTGGCGGCGGTCTCGGTGGCGGACGTGATGCGCCGCTCGGTCCTGACGACCACGCCGGACGCGGACGCCCGCGACGCGGCGCACACCATGCTCACCCACCGGGTGGGCGCCCTGCCGGTCGTGGACGACGGGGGGCGCGTGGTGGGCGTCGTGACGGTCAGTGACGTGCTGCGCGACTACGCGTACGAGGACGGATTGAGGCCGGACGGGTCGCAGACGGGCGCGGAGGCGCAGGCGTGA
- a CDS encoding Gfo/Idh/MocA family protein, translating to MPLKPDITPPEAQDTRVGFALVGIGKLTAEELIPAARTSEHAYVAALVSGEADKARGFARALGLTDADAYTYEQFDELAAREDVQAVYIVTPNSLHREYATRAARLGKHVLCEKPLGVNAQDAQAIVDACREAGVLLMTAYRCQYTPEHWAARDAVQDGTLGDLRLLHSIHAQVEDDPEAWRLKRELAGGGPLPDVGIYSLNTLRFLTGQEPEWVFATQHQPDADPRFREVEASMSALLGFPGGVSATIQTSYAAHRTGTLRVMGEEGSLHMDPAFPYDGLKLSLSGDDGTRQPSFPEYDQFTLEFDHFAQCIRSGDTPWTPGEEGVQDHVIMDALYESARTGQVVRLPTHTKRDAFRGTKPQLPQKQQ from the coding sequence ATGCCTCTGAAACCGGACATCACGCCCCCCGAAGCGCAGGACACGCGGGTGGGGTTCGCCCTGGTCGGCATCGGCAAGCTGACCGCCGAGGAACTCATTCCCGCCGCGCGCACCAGCGAGCACGCGTACGTCGCTGCGCTCGTGAGCGGCGAGGCGGACAAGGCGCGGGGCTTCGCGCGCGCGCTGGGCCTGACCGACGCGGACGCCTACACCTACGAGCAGTTCGACGAACTGGCGGCCCGCGAGGACGTGCAGGCGGTGTACATCGTCACGCCGAACAGCCTGCACCGCGAGTACGCCACCCGCGCCGCCCGCCTGGGCAAACACGTCCTGTGCGAGAAACCGCTGGGCGTGAACGCCCAGGACGCCCAGGCCATCGTGGACGCCTGCCGGGAGGCCGGGGTGCTCCTGATGACCGCGTACCGCTGCCAGTACACCCCGGAACACTGGGCGGCCAGGGACGCCGTGCAGGACGGCACGCTGGGCGACCTGAGGCTGCTGCATTCCATCCACGCGCAGGTCGAGGACGACCCCGAGGCGTGGCGCCTGAAGCGCGAGTTGGCGGGCGGCGGGCCGCTGCCGGACGTGGGCATCTACAGCTTGAACACCCTGCGTTTTCTGACCGGGCAGGAACCCGAGTGGGTGTTCGCCACGCAGCACCAGCCCGACGCCGACCCGCGCTTCCGCGAGGTCGAGGCGTCCATGAGCGCCCTGCTGGGCTTCCCCGGCGGCGTGAGTGCGACCATCCAGACGAGTTACGCTGCGCACCGCACCGGCACCCTGCGCGTCATGGGCGAGGAGGGGAGCCTGCACATGGACCCCGCCTTCCCGTACGACGGCCTGAAACTCAGCCTGTCCGGTGACGACGGCACCCGCCAGCCCAGCTTCCCGGAGTACGACCAGTTCACGCTGGAATTCGACCACTTCGCGCAGTGCATCCGCAGCGGCGACACCCCCTGGACACCCGGCGAGGAGGGCGTGCAGGACCACGTCATCATGGACGCCCTGTACGAGAGCGCCCGCACCGGGCAGGTCGTGCGCCTCCCCACCCACACGAAGCGCGACGCGTTCCGGGGCACGAAACCGCAGCTGCCGCAGAAGCAGCAGTAG